The following nucleotide sequence is from Triticum dicoccoides isolate Atlit2015 ecotype Zavitan chromosome 7B, WEW_v2.0, whole genome shotgun sequence.
ttctcagaaatgagctatcatctctcaagattcatggcttttaaggcaaatgatcaaacttatggccacattcgtggcatagtttgttaaaatgatctcatattgtgcacaagggtgcatattggaatggcaaacaatgttgcctaaggaagttttcattttctttggacgaaaaaaccatttttcatttttcgagtgcctgaaaggaggttttttttgtgaaggaactactaaataattgttgcaaaattggaccaaatcatttttctaaaatactagtacatatttaatgcacaattgaccaaatggttggatataaaaagttttgatccacctctcgtgaaaaagacaaatttccaccgattcagctggaagcgggtcaaatttgaactgcagttgcctcatagtttgctatttatttttttccaaaaatcatttctaggtacataagtatctatttaatcagagaaacaccaaaaaaattccaagattcaacaactagctaggaacggtcattcctgccgttttggccgcattttgaaacgggcataaaaaattcaaaaaaaatcaaaaaattgggaaaccttcgcattgtgtcattatatgtggccaagttcccaggaaaaataacaaacttgtaatacggcaattattttaaaaaagtgttctcagaaatgagctatcatctctcaagattcatggctttcaaggcaaatgatcaaacttatggccacattcgtggcatagtttgttcaaatgatctcatattgtgcacaagggtgcatattggaatggcaaacaatgttgcctaaggaagttttcattttctttggacgaaaaaaccatttttcatttttcgagtgcccgaaaggaggtttttgtgtgaaggaactaccaaataattgttgcaaaattggaccaaatcatttttataaaatactaggacatatttaatgcacaattgaccaaatggttgggtgtaaaaagttttgatccacctctcgtgaaaaagacaaatttccgctgattcagttggaagcgggtcaaatttgaactgcagctgcctcatagtttgctatttattttttccaaaaatcatttctagttacataagtacctatttaatcagaaatacatggtttgatggagagacatcgaggtttcgacggtggccgagggccccaactctagagcgcgtaagctcgcatgcccgccgcgtggtcaccgcgtgaccgtggcgttgccatgtgttctgggcggcctaggcatgtctagtggtttgggaactccctaggtaggtgctaggaagaaaatcacaacataagattctcacgaggagaccgatcgatgcttaaacatgaataagcagccaagtgtttgattagcggtacgggaaatgtacatggctaatggccgtgagttttggctgaggatgatcagttactaagaagaccgtcttcacaaattttcagctcaaaaggaggagcctaggtggtacttgctttgcaaaccaccacactggacataaatacgaatgttgaagcttggctcaaaataatgaatggattgagctggcatttggtggaggatggttatttgggcataggaaagcactgtagaaaatggatactatttggacatgccaaagtggtacttccttcacaaactgttgttctgaacagaataggaaaatgaatatttttgaattatttttgaactaggaaaggaaggtttttacatatttgatgaagatatgacccaaagaatttatgagcttttttttgggaattttgggaatgacagaaatataggttgcttcacaacctagggcaaaaactgccacatggacatgacacataggcaaaactgatgagatggcgcctagtcatcgcaacccaccataatttacaaggctatgaccatctatattggtcgttaacaactagaaataaggcagcggactagtgctgtttgctttatgaccatttcgtgtaaggaaattacgacctttctgaccaaaatggtcgcaatggtttagggtttggagcctcccgaacagcttttgaccaattggtctgaaatggtcatagatctatgaccaattcttccagggtcactgacagaaggtcacaagttgacatatttcttgtagtgcaataCCACCAGCAATACATGACAGAAACAACAAAAACTACGCAAATCTTAAAGCACAATCCAAAGGCCAGAAAATCGATTGATGACCAGAAAACAAGAATTCGGCTGACTGAAATCTAGCTAAAGTGTTTTCATCCAGAGGGGCGCCTAACCATTTTTGCTATATAGTTATGATTTTGTAGCTCAAGCACACGGTTACTTTCCGGATTGCGTTGTCATCAACACCAAAACACTTATGGCAGAGAAAATGCCCTTTCATTTGCTCAACTtggttatgaaagaacaatttcatGGAAACCTTTGATTTAGCCAACACGTCTCGAATGGAACCTAGGAGGAGGACAGGGCTTTATGCTCCCCAAATGAGAGGAGAATAGGAACATGGTCGGTGCCAACGTGCGTAGCCACCTGAAGAGAGGCAAGGCGGAAATGAAGCCCTCAATCAGTGGAAATGAGAGCACAGTCCAGGATTCTCCTAACTGGATTCACATGTTTATTTGTCCAGATGAATCAAGCCCCTACCCTATCCAATTCCTACTAGCCCATTCTCGCAATACAATCACTAATTTTGCATGTTGAGGGGATGCAGTTGGAGCAAAACTTTGAAATCTGCACTATTCATGTAAATTTAGGAAGAAATCACTCATGTTAGAGGGCCATGGGCCGTGCTGGTCCCCATGTCTCCGACACTAGCCCAGCGGCACACTTGATGCAGGAGAGGGATGGCTGACGGGCGGCTAGAGCTGTAGGTAGGCCGGCAGCGAGGGTCGCTTCAGGGGAGGCCTTCCATGGTGTCCCACCGGTCGGCGGCGGAAGGCAACGCGGCAACATTGTTGGGGGTGGAAATTTCCTGTTCGACTGGTTAGTGTTTGCGCGACCATGTTTTTAGTTTTGGATTTTGTGCTAGAGAACACTTATATTTTGGTCTTGGCTAGCAAATTTAGTTCCCATGTAGTTGTAGCTCTGCGAATGGAGCTGTTTTTTGACAAAGATTTTCTTCTTCAATATTTCATCTTTTAGGTACTGAGCTCATTTCTAGGTCTGTTGTTAGAGATTCTCTTACACACTCCCATGTCCACAAAACAAGAATACGACCGACTGAAATATAGCTAAAGTGTTTTCATCCAAAGGGGAGCCTAACCATTTTTGCTATATAGTTATGATTGTGTAGCTCAAGCACACGGTTAGTTTGCGAATTGCGTTGTCATCAACAATAAAACACTTAAGGCAGAAAAGGCCCTTTCATTTGCTCAACTtggttatgaaagaacaattttatgGAAACCTCTGATTTAGCCAACACGTCTCGAATGGAACCTAGGAGGAGGACGGGGCTTTATGCTCCCCAAATGAGAGGAGAATAGGAACATGATCGGTGCCAACGTGCGTAGCCACCTGAAGAGAGGCAAGGTGGAAGTGAAGCCCTCAATCAGTGGAAACGAGAGCACAGTCCAGGATGCTCCTAACTGGATTCACATGTTTATTTGTCCAGATGAATCGAGCCTCTACCATATCCAATTCCCACTGGCCCATTCTCGCAATACAATCACTATTTTTCTTTCGAGAACACCTCGAAAGGGGCAGGGGGTTCCTGCATTTCATTGAGAAGAAGAGAGTTGGtccagtttataaggaaaaccgAACCCGAAAACCTAACATTCTCTGCTAATCAGGGAAAAccgaaagaaaacccaaaaagaaagaaaaaacaaaacgaGAAAAAAGGCACTAGAACTTGGGGACAGGGACAAGACAACTGCAGCATCAAGGGACATCATCAGAGCCAGACACCAAAGCACCCAAACCCAAGGCAGTTAGGCGAGGCTCAAGTGCAACCAAAATAACTGCCACTCGCCGAAGGGAAACCGTCCATATCGAAAGACTCTTCTGACTCGGCCTCAAAGAATCATGTGCTAACATTATCACGTGGAAAACATCCTGACAGGTCCAACTTTGACTTCCCAGCGATCCTCGCCAAAGAGCTCAACGCCTCTCTTCTAGGTACTGAGCTCATATCTAGGTCTGCTGTTAGAGATGCTCTTACATACTCCCTCTCTTATGTTTTATGAGGCCTACGTGTATCTCTAGATTGTCAAACTTGACCAATGAAACATGAGCTACAGCCTATATGTCATGAAATCATACCATTAAATTCACATTAGTATTCACACACTAAGCGTATTTCCTATGGTACTCTTAGCATTTTTGTTTTGCTTTGAACATTATAAGAGTGTTTTTTTGAGGAAGTATACTTGTATTCAAATCATAAAATAACACAAAGTTCTTGATCCATAGAACACACCCTAACGCATGCAGAGATAACTAGAATAACAAAGAGCAACCTAAAACAACCAGTAAAACATGAACATCTCTGGAGCTCTATGTCATCATCCCTAAACCTTGCAAGAAGAACCCTGCAACATAAGCATCTGCAACCAGATTTAAGCAGGCCATCATCTTCAACCATGGTATAATCGCCATCACGCTGCCCCCCTTTTCTTCGCTTCCGCGCCGAATTGACAAGAACACACATACGCATCCGACACACCGGCACCAGCCTTTGCCATCTGTGGCTTTGAGTATCGATGTATGTGCCCCTTTCCGACGGAAGAGTACTATGATCCGGTTCCGGCGCCGCGGTCGGGCCAACTGCCTGGACAAAGCAGGATATCCCTCCAGCAACAGCACAAAGAAGGAGGAAGAAACGCAGCATAAAACCATGCCGACAATGAGGAAGAAGAATCTCTGTCTCCACAGAACCACCACCCATCCGAGGACCTTTGCCGAGTGTTTTTCCAATACACTGAATTTAAAGGGGTTTGCCGAGTAACCGACATAAAACACTCGACGGAGTCGCCGATTTCGGTAGTGACAGTAATGTCATTGTAGGCTAGTAGCTGCGCGACTGCATAATCACTGCGTGAAGATTAAGGTCTTGACAATTTAAAGATAAAGATATCGATTCAATGATTGTTAAAGTATGTTTTTACTCAATGCTATTACTGACGATAATAAATCATCTACAACTACAAGGAACAGTATCAGACAGACATCCTCGAATTAACTCGTACAGTTACAACTTACAAGTACAACTAAGAATCAACGAACGCTAGTTTGGGGCGTAGCACTTCTTCCTGATCACTCCCTCGGCCCCGGTGAGCACGCCCACGTCGCCCATCTTGATCATGGACGCGCTGAAGTCCTTGAAGAACTCGCCGTCGAACTTGCCGGTGGCGATGCGCTGGACGTAGTCCCTGGTGGTGTTGTCGAAGAGGAGCGCCGCGTCGGAGCGGAAGAGGCCCCTCCGCTTGGCGACGTGGCGGTAGTAGCATGTGTCGAAGGTCTTGAAGCTCCCCGGGTCCATCTCCGACAGCATAGCGCGATCGTCAAGGCTCTTGCACTTGAGCCTCAGCTTGCCGGCGTACTCACTGTCCAAAGACGGGTCGACGAGGCCGTAGGCACTGCTCTCGCCAGTGGTGTTGTAGAGCCGGTCGGCAAAAGACGGGCAGTGCGCCGTGCCAAGTGTGTGGGCGCCGGAGAGGACGACGAGGTCCTTGAGGTTGAGGCCCTTGGAGGCGAAGATCTTGGCGAGAAGAGGGACGTCACCGGAGGCCGGGGGCAGCTCGTTGCTGGCCTCCGTGGCACTGGACACTCTGCCGTCTCTCCTTCCCAACGCCACCGGCCAGAAGGGGCCCTTGGCCAGCACGACAGCGTCGCGGGACATGAGGGTGAGcacgtcggcgcaggagacgatgCCCGGACACGCGGCCTCGAGCTTGGCCTTCACGCGCTCCACGGAGCCGAACCCTCGCAGGCTCTTGTTTGGTTTGGCATCCTTCTCTGCCACGTTGCCATCCGTGGAGTCGAGCAGGACAGAGGCATCACAACCCTGCAATTCGATTAGCGTTGGATGGATGACGTAAGTATACATTTCATGATCGATAAGTGCAGAAATACGACAATTAATCTACAGGCTAGGCAAGTATGTACCCTGACGAAGCAGTCGTGGAAATGGAGCCGGAGGAGTGGGCCGGCGAGGCTGGGCGCGGCCGCGATGATCTTGGCCATCTCCTGGCGGACGATCTTCTCGGCGTCCGGGCATGTCTTGCTGTAGAAGCCGATCTCCAGCTGAGCCACCGCTGCCGAGCTAGCTAATGCGAGAACCAGCAGGGCCAGAGGGAGCAGCAAAGACCGGATCGCCATGGACCTTGGCCAAATTAAACGATCGAATTAAGCTCCAGTAATGAGTCTACAGACAAGAATGTAGTTGAGTGATCTATGTCGTCCTTGCAACTCCCTGTACTTATAAATGTCCGGTGACGTAGACTTGGGTGCATGGTGTCAGCGTGACAACCTGGTTGCCGCGTATGCATGCATGTGCTAACTTCCGCCTCCATAGTCCATACAACCGCCTCAATTATCTCCGACGTACGCAACCGCGGCTAAGCGAACCAGTCAATTAATGCCGAGGCCAGTTCATGATCAATGTGTCGTCAATGGTAACATGCTACTATGTGCTAGCTAGTAGTATGAATCTATCATCTGTCTCTTCACCGGAAGAGGACGCAATGATCTGATTAGGTTAATGATTTCATCAAGAGAATAATTTCACATGTAATTGGCCAATCATTTGCGCAGGCTGGAGTGTTCTTGACGGGGCCGCCCTATCCTTCATGAAAAGTAAAGAACTCAGTCGTGCGGTGATCACCTCTGTGTCCCTCCTACCCACGGGGGCAGAGCTAGAGCCTCACACTAAGATCGTAAGCCTT
It contains:
- the LOC119340178 gene encoding peroxidase 1-like, coding for MAIRSLLLPLALLVLALASSAAVAQLEIGFYSKTCPDAEKIVRQEMAKIIAAAPSLAGPLLRLHFHDCFVRGCDASVLLDSTDGNVAEKDAKPNKSLRGFGSVERVKAKLEAACPGIVSCADVLTLMSRDAVVLAKGPFWPVALGRRDGRVSSATEASNELPPASGDVPLLAKIFASKGLNLKDLVVLSGAHTLGTAHCPSFADRLYNTTGESSAYGLVDPSLDSEYAGKLRLKCKSLDDRAMLSEMDPGSFKTFDTCYYRHVAKRRGLFRSDAALLFDNTTRDYVQRIATGKFDGEFFKDFSASMIKMGDVGVLTGAEGVIRKKCYAPN